From a region of the Xyrauchen texanus isolate HMW12.3.18 chromosome 47, RBS_HiC_50CHRs, whole genome shotgun sequence genome:
- the LOC127638736 gene encoding uncharacterized protein LOC127638736, with translation MDGIGDWPSNKIRKRRSQSPFRDVSPVPSHFSEPVSFLQHRDVIGCLPRLPGVKGAPRDDDDDDTRSHKSLPAVMTALTLQPRHNRSHRVSENQVISRLPPLISSRCSLIVKGTGCKTDLKLPPITKFRNTWKEMVPPRPPCRAGCRPDKMETNSSKPVHAFIHPKIVPVGQTALSVKVHSVQGNGPYLSHSKASGVSRGSRITFQRPVVQAVYPISPDTEQQMRQTDIACQSLRSVLKKGQAPYGGVFNCTLVPHLLEPFSGFQEHLCRQILHSPLPYRAALPQVHIPCQQDQVDLVPARRGPYGSLMERTVELCNSQGQKLPRITMTCPTPSPKYLCRTETRHAA, from the exons ATGGATGGGATTGGAGACTG GCCCTCCAACAAAATCAGAAAACGAAGAAGCCAGTCTCCCTTTCGTGATGTTTCACCTGTACCGTCACATTTCTCAGAACCGGTCTCATTCTTACAACACCGG GATGTAATTGGTTGCCTTCCTCGCCTCCCTGGTGTAAAGGGGGCACCAagggatgacgatgatgatgacacTCGGAGTCACAAGAGCCTGCCAGCGGTGATGACTGCATTAACCCTCCAACCTAGACACAATAGGTCACACAGAGTTTCTGAGAATCAAGTCATTTCCAGACTCCCTCCTCTTATAAGCTCCAG GTGCAGTTTGATTGTGAAAGGCACTGGGTGCAAAACTGACTTAAAACTCCCACCGATCACAAAATTCAGGAATACTTGGAAGGAAATGGTACCCCCAAGACCACCTTGCAGGGCTGGATGCAG gcCGGATAAAATGGAAACCAATTCATCTAAACCTGTTCATGCATTCATCCATCCGAAAATTGTACCTGTCGGCCAGACGGCTCTGTCTGTCAAGGTGCACAGTGTTCAAGGAAACGGGCCCTACTTGTCCCATTCCAAAGCCTCTGGAGTGTCTCGGGGATCTCGCATCACTTTCCAGAGGCCTGTAGTGCAGGCAGTGTACCCCATCAGTCCTGACACTGAGCAACAGATGAGACAGACTGACATAGCATGCCAGTCCCTGAGGTCTGTACTGAAAAAAGGACAGGCACCATATGGCGGAGTGTTTAACTGCACACTGGTGCCCCACCTGCTAGAGCCATTTTCTGGTTTCCAGGAGCATCTGTGCCGCCAGATCCTTCACTCTCCCCTACCTTATCGCGCAGCTCTGCCGCAGGTCCATATACCTTGCCAACAGGACCAGGTGGATTTGGTGCCTGCCCGCAGAGGCCCATACGGCTCCCTGATGGAACGCACTGTGGAGCTCTGTAACTCCCAAGGACAGAAGCTTCCCAGGATCACCATGACCTGCCCAACACCTTCTCCAAAATACCTCTGTCGCACTGAGACTAGGCATGCAGCTTGA